A section of the Verrucomicrobiota bacterium genome encodes:
- a CDS encoding HupE/UreJ family protein, which yields MNAHGPNAFWKWWRMALVCLLFPASAFAHNPDTSYTRIQVSPKQLEFRFSFDVTTLLKLVELDTNRDRRVTQDELSQHAPVVQEFLRDHISVSFDSSKTDLGEAETPFFSGNAPEVPEGDYHLTLAQFVFRKPCAELPMSFTLLFDIFDRLGARHTNLTSIEQNGQRDEEMVFTRFEPDYLYDTTVFAPLTDLLWRFLKLGVKHIFLGYDHILFLLALVVVSRFWDLVKIVTAFTVAHTITLILAALELVRLPPRLIETGIAVTIMYVALENLWTKDARHRWLLTFAFGLVHGFGFANVLRELGLPAKGVIRCLLSFNVGVELGQIGIVLLVLPIALWLGKQSFAQRARVTASLLIFLFGLAWFVERAFGVSFMPI from the coding sequence ATGAACGCCCATGGGCCAAACGCATTCTGGAAGTGGTGGCGAATGGCGTTGGTCTGTCTCCTGTTCCCCGCCTCGGCGTTCGCCCACAACCCGGACACGAGCTACACCCGAATCCAGGTTTCACCGAAGCAACTGGAATTCCGGTTCAGCTTCGATGTCACGACTTTGCTGAAGCTCGTCGAACTCGACACGAACCGCGACCGCCGCGTGACGCAGGATGAATTGTCGCAGCACGCCCCCGTGGTCCAGGAGTTTCTTCGCGATCACATTTCCGTTTCGTTCGACTCGTCCAAAACAGACCTGGGAGAAGCGGAGACGCCGTTCTTTTCCGGGAACGCTCCGGAAGTGCCTGAGGGGGATTACCACCTGACGCTGGCGCAATTCGTTTTTCGCAAGCCGTGTGCGGAGTTGCCGATGAGCTTCACGCTCCTCTTCGACATTTTTGACCGGCTTGGCGCTCGCCACACCAACCTGACCTCGATCGAGCAGAACGGCCAGCGCGACGAAGAAATGGTCTTCACGCGTTTTGAGCCGGATTACCTCTACGACACCACAGTTTTCGCGCCGCTCACGGACCTTCTCTGGCGATTCCTCAAGCTGGGCGTGAAGCATATCTTCCTGGGCTACGATCACATCCTGTTTCTGCTCGCGCTGGTCGTCGTGAGCCGGTTTTGGGATCTGGTGAAAATCGTCACCGCGTTCACCGTCGCGCACACGATCACGCTGATCCTGGCGGCGCTCGAACTGGTGCGCTTGCCCCCGCGCCTAATCGAAACGGGTATCGCCGTCACGATCATGTACGTCGCGCTGGAAAACCTCTGGACGAAGGACGCGCGGCATCGCTGGTTGCTCACCTTCGCGTTCGGATTGGTGCACGGGTTTGGGTTTGCGAACGTACTGCGCGAATTGGGATTGCCCGCCAAAGGCGTGATCCGGTGTTTGCTGAGCTTCAACGTCGGCGTCGAACTGGGGCAAATCGGGATTGTGCTGCTGGTGCTGCCCATCGCGTTGTGGCTGGGCAAGCAATCGTTTGCGCAAAGGGCGCGCGTGACGGCTTCGTTGCTGATTTTCCTGTTTGGGCTGGCGTGGTTTGTGGAACGCGCGTTTGGCGTGAGCTTCATGCCCATCTGA
- a CDS encoding helix-turn-helix transcriptional regulator: protein MRINVVLNRWRRSFNTRDALVLEFLQPHLAEAHCHAAALAESRQKSESFSGAFASMHRGLVVLDGEWRALWMTKRAEQWLSNFFTRPLVGNELPAELHRWTQSRRAWQRQNGNTGLPAPLVITQPDSRLIVRYSEDSRGRQFLFLKEEKTGVCPAEFVRLGLTQREGEVLYWICQGKSNPEIAAVEGISLRTVHKHVEHILAKLGVETRVSAMLTALQALDQSETGRDALLEG, encoded by the coding sequence ATGCGTATCAATGTTGTATTAAACCGGTGGAGGCGTTCCTTCAACACGCGGGATGCTCTGGTGCTCGAGTTTCTCCAACCTCATCTGGCTGAGGCTCATTGCCATGCGGCCGCCCTTGCCGAGTCGCGCCAGAAATCCGAGTCCTTTTCCGGAGCGTTCGCTTCGATGCATCGGGGTCTGGTGGTTCTGGATGGAGAATGGCGCGCGCTGTGGATGACCAAGCGCGCCGAGCAATGGCTTTCCAACTTTTTCACACGGCCTCTCGTCGGGAACGAACTGCCGGCCGAACTGCACCGCTGGACTCAAAGCCGCCGTGCCTGGCAAAGGCAAAACGGCAACACCGGACTTCCAGCCCCGCTGGTCATTACGCAGCCCGATTCCCGTCTGATCGTGCGCTATTCCGAAGACAGCCGCGGCCGGCAATTCCTGTTTTTGAAGGAAGAGAAAACCGGAGTTTGCCCCGCTGAATTTGTGCGCCTGGGCCTCACGCAAAGGGAAGGCGAAGTCCTTTATTGGATCTGTCAGGGCAAGAGCAACCCGGAGATCGCCGCCGTGGAAGGCATCAGCCTCCGCACCGTCCATAAACACGTCGAACACATCCTGGCGAAACTTGGGGTGGAGACGCGTGTGTCGGCGATGTTGACGGCTCTTCAAGCCCTCGACCAATCCGAGACGGGTCGCGATGCGCTTCTGGAAGGTTGA
- a CDS encoding OmpH family outer membrane protein, producing MKRCFSTGRTLSALRSRSFTSCFHWRPPSPQPSPHGRGRIDLNCGRTAVRLGSTESSEGEPSPWGEGRVRGTAAWALSKALLFGAILATWTVSAQAQIKIGTVDMQKVFEGYYKKKQADEMLQQQGADADKVIKGWEDDFKKANDEYRKLMEGANDQAVSADERERRKKSAESKLVELRDIEKTYTQFRRDAGTRIDEMKRRWQERIIQEIREVINRKAKAGNFTLILDIGNRLDLPYVLYTNGQNDMTDEVLSELNASAPAGSPAPAAKEEKPAVSLPKPGEDEKPGRIGLDTSAPGAQKAGTSTTKPGKNPKKP from the coding sequence ATGAAAAGATGTTTTTCGACTGGGCGAACCCTGAGCGCGCTCCGTTCTCGATCTTTCACTTCATGTTTTCACTGGCGTCCCCCCTCACCCCAGCCCTCTCCCCACGGGAGAGGGAGAATCGATCTCAATTGTGGGAGAACCGCGGTGCGCCTTGGCAGCACGGAATCGTCCGAAGGGGAACCCTCTCCTTGGGGAGAGGGCAGGGTGAGGGGAACAGCGGCATGGGCGTTGAGCAAAGCGCTTTTGTTTGGGGCGATTCTCGCAACGTGGACAGTCTCGGCCCAGGCCCAGATCAAGATTGGGACCGTGGACATGCAGAAGGTCTTCGAAGGCTACTACAAGAAGAAACAAGCCGACGAGATGTTGCAGCAACAAGGCGCCGATGCGGACAAAGTTATCAAAGGCTGGGAGGATGACTTCAAGAAAGCCAATGATGAATATCGCAAGCTGATGGAAGGCGCCAATGACCAGGCCGTTTCGGCCGATGAACGGGAGAGGCGCAAGAAGTCGGCCGAAAGCAAACTCGTCGAGCTCCGCGATATCGAGAAAACCTACACGCAATTCCGGCGCGATGCCGGAACGCGCATCGACGAAATGAAACGCCGCTGGCAGGAACGGATCATTCAGGAAATACGGGAAGTCATCAACCGCAAGGCCAAAGCCGGAAACTTCACCCTGATCCTCGATATCGGAAACCGCTTGGATCTTCCCTATGTCCTCTACACCAATGGGCAGAACGACATGACGGACGAGGTGCTCTCCGAGTTGAATGCCAGCGCGCCGGCCGGCAGTCCGGCGCCCGCCGCGAAAGAGGAAAAGCCGGCCGTGAGCCTGCCGAAACCCGGCGAAGATGAGAAGCCGGGGCGCATTGGTTTGGATACTTCAGCCCCTGGCGCACAAAAAGCCGGAACCTCTACAACCAAACCCGGCAAGAACCCGAAGAAGCCTTAA
- a CDS encoding ROK family protein, whose product MDPHYLGIEIGGTKLQFVLGNSSAAVVQRWRFPVDRHRGGAGIREQIASALPGILAKTETRGIGVGFGGPVDWKTGQICCSHQIEGWTDFQLGTWLQSLASLPVRVDNDANVAALGEALHGAGRGLNPVFYVTLGSGVGGGFVSDGRIYHGAKPGESEIGHVRLDRSGTIVEGRCSGWAVDARIRESIRKAPAGVLAQLAGKAGGSEARFLAAALAQGDTLAQCILRELAEDLAFGLSHVVHLFHPEIIAIGGGLSSVGEPLRAAVAESLAVFVMEAFQPGPKLALAALGEDAVPVGALALARLISP is encoded by the coding sequence ATGGACCCACATTATCTCGGCATCGAAATCGGCGGCACCAAGCTTCAGTTCGTCCTGGGCAACTCCTCGGCCGCCGTGGTTCAGCGCTGGCGCTTCCCGGTTGATAGACACCGGGGCGGCGCAGGCATTCGCGAGCAAATTGCATCTGCTTTGCCCGGAATTCTTGCCAAGACCGAAACCAGGGGCATTGGCGTCGGCTTTGGGGGGCCTGTCGATTGGAAGACGGGCCAGATTTGCTGCTCACATCAGATCGAAGGGTGGACCGATTTCCAACTTGGAACCTGGCTGCAATCACTCGCCAGCCTCCCCGTGCGAGTTGATAACGACGCCAACGTCGCGGCGCTTGGCGAAGCGTTGCACGGAGCGGGGCGCGGCTTGAACCCTGTGTTCTACGTCACGCTCGGCAGCGGAGTGGGCGGAGGGTTCGTTTCGGATGGCCGCATTTACCACGGAGCCAAGCCGGGCGAATCAGAGATCGGCCACGTGCGATTGGACCGCTCAGGAACGATCGTCGAGGGACGCTGTTCCGGGTGGGCCGTGGATGCCAGGATTCGCGAAAGCATCCGAAAGGCGCCCGCCGGTGTCCTCGCTCAATTGGCCGGAAAGGCTGGCGGGAGTGAGGCGCGTTTTCTTGCGGCAGCACTTGCCCAGGGCGACACGCTGGCGCAATGCATTCTTCGTGAACTGGCGGAAGATCTGGCGTTCGGTTTATCTCATGTGGTTCACTTGTTTCACCCGGAGATCATAGCGATCGGCGGCGGACTCTCGTCCGTGGGCGAGCCGTTGCGCGCTGCGGTGGCTGAATCTCTGGCCGTGTTCGTGATGGAAGCGTTCCAGCCGGGACCGAAACTGGCGTTGGCCGCGCTGGGTGAAGACGCAGTGCCGGTGGGCGCTTTGGCGCTGGCGCGTCTCATTTCGCCTTAG
- a CDS encoding SIS domain-containing protein, producing MKDWITSYLAAQRAALDSIPADTVARMIETLQRALREDRQIFVFGNGGSAANASHFATDLGKGSSDKVGKRFRVLSLNDNVSWMTALGNDYAYEDIFVRQLENYARPGDVVLALSVSGNSPNVVKALDWAGQHGLTTIALVGKKRGRAAQLAQQSIVIDSEHFGRVEDCHMHICHLLCYAFMENPAWGKS from the coding sequence ATGAAAGACTGGATCACAAGCTATTTGGCTGCGCAAAGGGCCGCACTGGATTCCATCCCGGCAGACACGGTCGCCCGGATGATCGAAACACTGCAACGCGCGTTGCGGGAGGATCGCCAGATTTTTGTGTTCGGCAACGGCGGCAGCGCAGCCAATGCCTCGCACTTCGCCACGGACCTGGGGAAAGGATCTTCCGATAAAGTCGGCAAACGCTTCCGCGTGTTGTCTCTGAACGACAACGTAAGCTGGATGACCGCCTTGGGAAACGATTACGCCTACGAAGATATCTTCGTCCGCCAATTGGAGAACTACGCGCGGCCCGGCGATGTGGTGCTCGCGCTGAGCGTGAGCGGGAATTCCCCGAACGTTGTAAAGGCTCTGGACTGGGCCGGACAGCACGGCCTGACGACTATTGCGTTAGTGGGCAAGAAGCGCGGTCGCGCAGCGCAACTCGCTCAGCAATCGATCGTGATTGATTCGGAACACTTCGGCCGCGTGGAAGACTGCCACATGCACATTTGCCACCTGCTGTGCTACGCCTTCATGGAAAACCCGGCCTGGGGGAAATCTTAA